A genomic segment from Modestobacter roseus encodes:
- the lysS gene encoding lysine--tRNA ligase yields MNEEPPGNGDDELPEQLRVRRAKLDRLREAGVDPYPVTVARTAGLADVRVAHPDLPPDTMTGQQVGVTGRVIFSRNTGKLCFATLREGDTELQVMLSRDRVGEEALAAWKADVDLGDHVLVTGEVGTSRRGELSVFADSWQLAAKALRPLPVAHKPMSEELRVRRRYVDLIVRDEARRTVAERAAVMSALRSGLTGRGFLEVETPMLQTVHGGAAARPFRTHMNAFDLDLYLRIAPELFLKRCIVGGLDRVFEINRNFRNEGADSSHSPEFAMLEFYAAYGDYSDGARITRELIQESCAALFGDHVARHHDGTELDLSGEWPQRPLYALVSEAVGEEVTPQTPVEHLRALAARHEVGVDPAWLPGKVVEELFEALVQHTLQSPTFVVDYPVDTSPLTRAHRTEPGLAEKWDLYIGGIERGTGYSELVDPVAQRERFTQQALLAAAGDPEAMALDEDFLEALEYGMPPTAGVGMGIDRLMMTLTGLGIRETILFPLVRPLHS; encoded by the coding sequence GTGAACGAGGAACCCCCCGGCAACGGCGACGACGAACTCCCCGAGCAGCTGCGGGTCCGGCGGGCCAAGCTGGACCGGCTGCGCGAGGCCGGGGTCGACCCGTACCCCGTGACGGTGGCCCGCACGGCCGGCCTGGCCGACGTGCGCGTGGCGCACCCGGACCTGCCGCCGGACACCATGACCGGCCAGCAGGTCGGCGTCACCGGGCGGGTCATCTTCTCCCGCAACACCGGCAAGCTCTGCTTCGCGACGCTGCGGGAGGGCGACACCGAGCTGCAGGTCATGCTCTCCCGCGACCGCGTGGGCGAGGAGGCGCTGGCCGCCTGGAAGGCCGACGTCGACCTCGGCGACCACGTGCTGGTCACCGGCGAGGTCGGCACCTCCCGCCGGGGCGAGCTGTCGGTGTTCGCCGACTCCTGGCAGCTGGCCGCGAAGGCGCTGCGGCCGCTCCCGGTGGCGCACAAGCCGATGAGCGAGGAGCTGCGGGTCCGGCGGCGCTACGTCGACCTGATCGTCCGGGACGAGGCCCGCCGCACCGTCGCCGAACGTGCGGCGGTGATGAGCGCGTTGCGTTCCGGCCTCACCGGACGCGGTTTCCTCGAGGTCGAGACCCCGATGCTGCAGACCGTGCACGGCGGCGCCGCGGCGCGGCCTTTCCGCACGCACATGAACGCGTTCGACCTGGACCTCTACCTGCGCATCGCGCCGGAGTTGTTCCTCAAGCGCTGCATCGTCGGTGGCCTGGACCGGGTGTTCGAGATCAACCGGAACTTCCGGAACGAGGGGGCCGACTCCTCGCACTCCCCGGAGTTCGCGATGCTCGAGTTCTACGCCGCTTACGGCGACTACTCCGACGGTGCGCGCATCACCCGCGAACTCATCCAGGAGAGCTGCGCCGCGCTGTTCGGCGACCACGTCGCGCGGCACCACGACGGCACCGAGCTGGACCTCTCCGGCGAGTGGCCGCAGCGCCCGCTGTACGCGCTGGTCTCCGAGGCGGTGGGGGAGGAGGTCACCCCGCAGACGCCGGTGGAGCACCTGCGGGCCCTCGCCGCGCGGCACGAGGTCGGCGTCGACCCGGCCTGGCTGCCGGGCAAGGTCGTGGAGGAGCTGTTCGAGGCGCTCGTGCAGCACACGCTGCAGTCGCCGACGTTCGTCGTCGACTACCCGGTGGACACCTCGCCGCTGACCCGCGCGCACCGCACGGAGCCCGGGCTGGCCGAGAAGTGGGACCTCTACATCGGTGGCATCGAGCGGGGCACCGGCTACTCGGAGCTGGTCGACCCGGTCGCCCAGCGGGAGCGGTTCACCCAGCAGGCGCTGCTGGCCGCCGCCGGTGACCCGGAGGCGATGGCGCTGGACGAGGACTTCCTGGAGGCCCTCGAGTACGGGATGCCCCCGACGGCGGGCGTCGGCATGGGGATCGACCGGCTCATGATGACCCTCACCGGACTCGGCATCCGGGAGACGATCCTGTTCCCCCTGGTGCGTCCTCTCCATTCCTGA
- a CDS encoding histone-like nucleoid-structuring protein Lsr2: MARKVQVILSDDLDDGIPADETVTFSLDGTTYEIDLSEKNAAEMRDVFGKYVSAARKVSSRGTRASGAGRSRATGGGGRMDREQAGAIRDWARKNGHEVSDRGRIPASVVEAFEAAH, translated from the coding sequence ATGGCTCGCAAGGTCCAGGTGATCCTCAGTGACGATCTCGACGACGGCATTCCCGCCGACGAGACGGTGACGTTCTCCCTCGACGGGACGACGTACGAGATCGACCTGTCGGAGAAGAACGCCGCGGAGATGCGCGACGTGTTCGGGAAGTACGTCTCGGCGGCCCGGAAGGTGAGCAGCCGCGGCACGCGGGCCTCCGGTGCCGGGCGTTCCCGGGCCACCGGTGGCGGCGGCCGGATGGACCGCGAGCAGGCCGGCGCCATCCGCGACTGGGCCCGCAAGAACGGTCACGAGGTCAGCGACCGCGGCCGCATCCCGGCCAGCGTGGTCGAGGCCTTCGAGGCCGCGCACTGA
- a CDS encoding putative immunity protein gives MILPRVRDPRLVTVRRGGTLTDADHHLLALWAAACAEHVLPLFEAARPEDPRPRQAIEHARAWVRGEVPMMQARAAGGHAMGAARDLRGAPRHAAYAAGQAGAVAHVAEHDLGAAAYAIKAARAAAPAGAEEVAGRRECRWQRDQLPEAVRELVLDDQRRRNALCWSVFDC, from the coding sequence GTGATCCTGCCGAGGGTCCGGGACCCGCGCCTGGTGACGGTCCGCCGCGGCGGCACCCTGACCGACGCCGACCACCACCTGCTGGCCCTGTGGGCTGCGGCGTGCGCGGAGCACGTGCTCCCGCTGTTCGAGGCGGCCCGGCCGGAGGACCCGCGACCGCGCCAGGCGATCGAGCACGCCCGGGCCTGGGTGCGTGGCGAGGTGCCGATGATGCAGGCCCGCGCCGCCGGCGGGCACGCCATGGGCGCCGCGCGGGACCTGCGGGGCGCACCCCGGCACGCCGCCTACGCCGCCGGCCAGGCCGGGGCCGTGGCCCACGTCGCCGAGCACGACCTGGGCGCGGCCGCCTACGCGATCAAGGCCGCCCGCGCGGCCGCACCAGCGGGCGCCGAGGAGGTCGCCGGACGGCGCGAGTGCCGGTGGCAGCGCGACCAGCTCCCCGAGGCCGTCCGCGAGCTCGTGCTCGACGACCAGCGCCGGCGGAACGCCCTCTGCTGGTCGGTGTTCGACTGCTGA
- a CDS encoding ATP-dependent Clp protease ATP-binding subunit: protein MFERFTDRARRVVVLAQEEARMLNHNYIGTEHILLGLIHEGEGVAAKALESLGISLEGVRQQVEEIIGQGQQAPSGHIPFTPRAKKVLELSLREALQLGHNYIGTEHILLGLIREGEGVAAQVLVKLGADLNRVRQQVIQLLSGYQGKEPAAAGGPAEGTPSTSLVLDQFGRNLTQAARDSKLDPVIGRAKEIERVMQVLSRRTKNNPVLIGEPGVGKTAAVEGLAQAIVKGEVPETLKDKQLYTLDLGALVAGSRYRGDFEERLKKVLKEIRTRGDIILFIDEIHTLVGAGAAEGAIDAASILKPMLARGELQTIGATTLDEYRKHLEKDAALERRFQPIQVSEPTLAHTVEILKGLRDRYEAHHRISITDSALVAAATLADRYISDRFLPDKAIDLIDEAGARMRIKRMTAPPDLREFDDRIAGVRREKESAIDAQDFEKAASLRDKEKQLLGEKSEREKAWKAGDMDVVAEVDDEQIAEVLANWTGIPVFKLTEEETSRLLRMEDELHKRIIGQEEAIKSVSQAIRRTRAGLKDPRRPGGSFIFAGPSGVGKTELAKALAQFLFGEDDALIQIDMGEFHDKFTVSRLVGAPPGYVGYDEGGQLTEKVRRKPFSVVLFDEIEKAHADVFNTLLQVLEDGRLTDGQGRIVDFKNTILILTTNLGTRDISKAVGLGFQAGNDNQSNYERMKLKVNEELKQHFRPEFLNRIDDIVVFHQLTEDEIIHIVDLMLGRLEAQLRNKDMAIEVTPAAKKVLAARGFDPVLGARPLRRTIQREIEDALSEKILYGELTSGQIVVVDIDESEDPTKATFTFRGEAKPVDVPDTPPVALSGADGDDEGPAAAQAE from the coding sequence ATGTTCGAACGGTTCACCGACCGAGCCCGTCGCGTGGTCGTCCTGGCGCAAGAAGAGGCCCGGATGCTCAACCACAACTACATCGGCACCGAGCACATCCTCCTGGGTCTGATCCACGAGGGTGAGGGTGTCGCCGCCAAGGCGCTCGAGTCCCTCGGCATCTCGCTGGAGGGTGTGCGTCAGCAGGTCGAGGAGATCATCGGTCAGGGCCAGCAGGCCCCGTCCGGGCACATCCCCTTCACCCCCCGCGCCAAGAAGGTCCTGGAGCTGTCGCTGCGCGAGGCGCTGCAGCTCGGCCACAACTACATCGGCACCGAGCACATCCTGCTCGGCCTGATCCGTGAGGGCGAGGGCGTCGCCGCCCAGGTCCTGGTGAAGCTCGGCGCCGACCTCAACCGCGTCCGCCAGCAGGTCATCCAGCTGCTCTCCGGCTACCAGGGCAAGGAGCCGGCCGCCGCCGGCGGCCCGGCCGAGGGCACGCCGTCGACCTCGCTGGTGCTCGACCAGTTCGGTCGCAACCTGACCCAGGCCGCCCGCGACTCCAAGCTCGACCCGGTCATCGGGCGGGCCAAAGAGATCGAGCGGGTCATGCAGGTCCTGTCGCGGCGGACCAAGAACAACCCCGTCCTGATCGGCGAGCCCGGCGTCGGCAAGACGGCCGCCGTCGAGGGCCTGGCCCAGGCCATCGTCAAGGGCGAGGTGCCCGAGACGCTGAAGGACAAGCAGCTCTACACCCTCGACCTGGGCGCGCTCGTCGCCGGTTCGCGCTACCGCGGTGACTTCGAGGAGCGGCTGAAGAAGGTCCTCAAGGAGATCCGCACCCGCGGCGACATCATCCTGTTCATCGACGAGATCCACACCCTCGTCGGGGCGGGTGCCGCCGAGGGCGCGATCGACGCCGCCAGCATCCTCAAGCCGATGCTGGCCCGCGGTGAGCTGCAGACCATCGGCGCCACCACGCTGGACGAGTACCGCAAGCACCTGGAGAAGGACGCCGCTCTCGAGCGCCGCTTCCAGCCCATCCAGGTCAGCGAGCCGACCCTCGCCCACACGGTGGAGATCCTCAAGGGCCTGCGCGACCGCTACGAGGCGCACCACCGGATCAGCATCACCGACAGCGCCCTCGTGGCTGCGGCGACGCTGGCCGACCGGTACATCTCCGACCGCTTCCTGCCGGACAAGGCGATCGACCTGATCGACGAGGCCGGCGCCCGGATGCGGATCAAGCGGATGACCGCGCCGCCGGACCTGCGCGAGTTCGACGACCGGATCGCCGGCGTCCGCCGCGAGAAGGAGTCGGCGATCGACGCCCAGGACTTCGAGAAGGCGGCGTCTCTCCGCGACAAGGAGAAGCAGCTGCTGGGTGAGAAGTCCGAGCGCGAGAAGGCGTGGAAGGCCGGCGACATGGACGTCGTCGCCGAGGTCGACGACGAGCAGATCGCCGAGGTCCTGGCGAACTGGACCGGCATCCCGGTGTTCAAGCTCACCGAGGAGGAGACCTCCCGGCTGCTCCGCATGGAGGACGAGCTCCACAAGCGGATCATCGGCCAGGAAGAGGCCATCAAGAGCGTCAGCCAGGCGATCCGGCGCACGCGGGCGGGCCTGAAGGACCCCCGTCGTCCCGGTGGCTCGTTCATCTTCGCCGGCCCCTCGGGTGTCGGTAAGACCGAGCTGGCCAAGGCGCTCGCGCAGTTCCTCTTCGGCGAGGACGACGCCCTGATCCAGATCGACATGGGCGAGTTCCACGACAAGTTCACCGTGTCGCGGCTCGTCGGTGCCCCTCCCGGTTACGTCGGTTACGACGAGGGTGGTCAGCTGACCGAGAAGGTGCGGCGCAAGCCGTTCTCGGTGGTCCTCTTCGACGAGATCGAGAAGGCGCACGCCGATGTCTTCAACACGTTGCTGCAGGTGCTGGAGGACGGCCGGCTGACCGACGGCCAGGGCCGGATCGTGGACTTCAAGAACACGATCCTGATCCTGACCACGAACCTCGGGACGCGGGACATCTCCAAGGCGGTCGGCCTCGGCTTCCAGGCCGGGAACGACAACCAGAGCAACTACGAGCGGATGAAGCTCAAGGTCAACGAGGAGCTCAAGCAGCACTTCCGGCCGGAGTTCCTCAACCGCATCGACGACATCGTCGTGTTCCACCAGCTGACCGAGGACGAGATCATCCACATCGTGGACCTGATGCTCGGCCGCCTCGAGGCGCAGCTGAGGAACAAGGACATGGCGATCGAGGTCACCCCGGCGGCGAAGAAGGTGCTGGCCGCCCGGGGCTTCGACCCGGTGCTGGGTGCCCGCCCGCTGCGGCGGACCATCCAGCGCGAGATCGAGGACGCGCTGTCGGAGAAGATCCTCTACGGCGAGCTGACCAGCGGTCAGATCGTGGTGGTCGACATCGACGAGTCCGAGGACCCGACCAAGGCGACCTTCACCTTCCGCGGTGAGGCCAAGCCGGTCGACGTCCCCGACACGCCGCCGGTGGCGCTCTCCGGCGCCGACGGCGACGACGAGGGTCCGGCGGCCGCGCAGGCCGAGTGA
- a CDS encoding A/G-specific adenine glycosylase has translation MSALPGTDRSTAVPSPEPVGETIVDWYAGAARDLPWRAPGTDPWAVLVSEVMLQQTPVARVEPVWREWVRRWPTPASLAAESPAEVIRAWGKLGYPRRALRLREAAIAVTERHDGRVPADVAELEALPGVGTYTARAVSCFGHGRRQPVVDTNVRRVVARLVHGRAEAAPARATDLTDIAALAPDDDARAVRFSVAVMELGALVCVAGAPRCPACPVRDRCAWRLAGSPAHEGPPRRVQKFAGTDRQVRGRLLDVLRGADGPVPADALAPVWDDPVQRARCLDSLLVDGLVEQTADGRFTLPG, from the coding sequence GTGAGCGCTCTCCCTGGCACCGACCGGTCCACCGCCGTTCCCAGCCCCGAGCCGGTCGGGGAGACGATCGTCGACTGGTACGCGGGCGCGGCGCGCGACCTGCCCTGGCGGGCACCGGGCACCGACCCGTGGGCGGTCCTGGTCAGCGAGGTGATGCTGCAGCAGACCCCGGTGGCCCGGGTCGAGCCGGTCTGGCGCGAGTGGGTGCGGCGCTGGCCCACCCCGGCGTCGCTCGCCGCAGAGAGCCCCGCCGAGGTCATCCGCGCCTGGGGCAAGCTCGGCTACCCCCGGCGGGCGCTGCGGCTGCGGGAGGCCGCGATCGCCGTCACCGAGCGCCACGACGGCCGGGTCCCGGCCGACGTCGCCGAACTGGAGGCGCTCCCCGGCGTGGGCACCTACACGGCCCGGGCGGTCAGCTGCTTCGGGCACGGCCGGCGGCAGCCCGTCGTCGACACCAACGTCCGCCGGGTCGTCGCCCGGCTGGTGCACGGCCGCGCCGAGGCGGCACCGGCCCGCGCCACCGACCTGACCGACATCGCCGCGCTGGCGCCGGACGACGACGCCCGTGCGGTGCGCTTCTCCGTGGCCGTGATGGAGCTCGGCGCGCTCGTCTGCGTCGCCGGTGCACCACGGTGCCCCGCCTGCCCGGTGCGCGACCGCTGCGCCTGGCGGCTGGCCGGCTCCCCCGCGCACGAGGGCCCGCCGCGCCGGGTGCAGAAGTTCGCCGGCACCGACCGGCAGGTGCGCGGCCGGTTGCTGGACGTGCTCCGGGGCGCGGACGGGCCGGTGCCGGCCGATGCGCTGGCGCCGGTGTGGGACGACCCCGTCCAGCGCGCCCGCTGCCTGGACTCGCTGCTGGTCGACGGGCTGGTCGAGCAGACCGCTGACGGTCGGTTCACGCTGCCCGGCTGA
- a CDS encoding MucR family transcriptional regulator, which translates to MLHPVGPLPAAVYWRRRLLVLGCAVGVLGGGSWVAVAAAIGEDAEVTAEAPVTGEPADPPLLDRVSPSLAAVEVPTAAPTSEAPATESAPEPTGPTPGDRCGDEMISVEVRPQPATTPVGSKPTFDLVVTNVSAVPCTRTLDKQLQEIVLLDGAGNRLWGSNDCFPETSSDVRTLQPEESVTFPVLWGGLTSSPDCATERTPPPPGDYVLRGRLETRTSPDAALTLT; encoded by the coding sequence GTGCTCCACCCGGTCGGCCCTCTGCCCGCTGCCGTCTACTGGCGGCGGCGGCTGCTCGTGCTCGGCTGCGCCGTCGGGGTGCTCGGCGGCGGCAGCTGGGTGGCGGTCGCGGCCGCCATCGGCGAGGACGCCGAGGTCACGGCGGAGGCCCCGGTGACCGGGGAACCGGCCGACCCGCCGTTGCTGGACCGCGTTTCGCCCTCGCTGGCCGCGGTCGAGGTGCCCACGGCAGCGCCGACGTCGGAGGCGCCCGCCACGGAGTCGGCGCCGGAGCCCACCGGCCCGACCCCGGGGGACCGGTGCGGCGACGAGATGATCTCGGTCGAGGTGCGGCCCCAGCCGGCGACCACCCCGGTCGGCAGCAAGCCCACGTTCGACCTCGTGGTGACCAACGTGTCCGCGGTGCCGTGCACGCGCACCCTGGACAAGCAGCTGCAGGAGATCGTGCTGCTCGACGGCGCGGGGAACCGGCTCTGGGGCAGCAACGACTGCTTCCCGGAGACGTCCTCGGACGTCCGGACCCTGCAGCCGGAGGAGTCGGTCACGTTCCCGGTGCTGTGGGGCGGGCTGACCAGCAGCCCGGACTGTGCCACCGAGCGGACTCCGCCGCCCCCGGGCGACTACGTCCTGCGGGGGCGCCTGGAGACGCGCACCAGCCCGGACGCCGCCCTCACCCTCACCTGA
- the disA gene encoding DNA integrity scanning diadenylate cyclase DisA, whose amino-acid sequence MDPEAALRELLGRIAPGTALRDGLERILAGRTGALIVLGYDRVVESLCTGGFALDVALSATRLRELAKMDGAVIVSYDGTRIVRAGVHLMPDPTIPTEESGTRHRTAERVALQTGFPVISVSQSMHIISVYVTGRRYILEHPTTILARANQALSALERYKLRLDEVASTLSALEIEDLVTVRDAMSVSQRLEMVRRIADEIEGFVIELGTDGRLLALQLDEMLAGVEEDRGLLVRDYLPSGRRGRTGEEVLADLRALSATELLDLSAVARCYGLPTSPDALDSPVSPRGYRLLARVPRLPAGIIDRLVTHFGGLQKLLAATIEDLLAVEGVGEARARGIREGLSRLAETSILDRYS is encoded by the coding sequence GTGGACCCCGAGGCCGCCCTGCGGGAACTGCTCGGTCGGATCGCCCCGGGCACCGCGCTCCGGGACGGTCTGGAGCGGATCCTCGCCGGCCGCACCGGAGCCCTGATCGTCCTCGGTTACGACCGGGTGGTCGAGTCGCTGTGCACCGGCGGGTTCGCCCTGGACGTGGCGCTGTCGGCCACCCGGCTGCGGGAACTGGCCAAGATGGACGGCGCGGTGATCGTCTCCTACGACGGCACCCGGATCGTGCGCGCCGGTGTGCACCTCATGCCCGACCCGACGATCCCCACCGAGGAGTCGGGCACCCGGCACCGCACCGCCGAGCGGGTCGCCCTGCAGACCGGGTTCCCGGTGATCTCGGTCAGCCAGTCGATGCACATCATCTCGGTCTACGTCACCGGCCGCCGGTACATCCTCGAGCACCCGACGACGATCCTGGCCCGCGCGAACCAGGCGCTCAGCGCCCTGGAGCGCTACAAGCTCCGGCTGGACGAGGTCGCCAGCACGCTGTCCGCGCTGGAGATCGAGGACCTGGTCACCGTCCGGGACGCGATGAGCGTCAGCCAGCGGCTGGAGATGGTCCGCCGGATCGCCGACGAGATCGAGGGCTTCGTCATCGAGCTGGGCACCGACGGCCGCCTGCTGGCCCTCCAGCTGGACGAGATGCTCGCCGGCGTCGAGGAGGACCGCGGCCTGCTGGTCCGCGACTACCTGCCCAGCGGCCGGCGCGGCCGCACCGGCGAGGAGGTGCTCGCCGACCTGCGGGCCCTGTCGGCCACCGAGCTCCTCGACCTCTCCGCGGTGGCGCGCTGCTACGGGCTGCCCACCTCCCCCGACGCCCTGGACTCCCCGGTCAGCCCGCGCGGGTACCGCCTGCTGGCCCGGGTCCCCCGGCTGCCCGCCGGCATCATCGACCGGCTGGTGACCCACTTCGGTGGCCTGCAGAAGCTGCTGGCCGCCACCATCGAGGACCTGCTGGCCGTCGAGGGCGTCGGCGAGGCCCGTGCGCGCGGCATCCGCGAGGGCCTGTCCCGGCTGGCCGAGACGTCGATCCTCGACCGCTACAGCTGA
- the radA gene encoding DNA repair protein RadA: MPPSGVKSARPAHRCSECGHTSAKWVGRCPECQAWGTLQEVGAIAAPLRAVSAGPVSAKARPIAQVGLAGARAVPTGIPEFDRVLGGGLVPGAVLLVAGEPGVGKSTLLLEVAHRVAAANGPTLVVSGEESAAQVRLRAERIGALHDQLYLAAETELSAVLSHVEDVSPSLLVLDSVQTVRSPAVDGTDGGASQVRAVASALTAVAKTRGMTTILVGHVTKDGAIAGPRALEHLVDVVISFDGERHSTLRMIRATKNRFGPADEIGCFEIGDGGVVGVPDPSHLFVSRRSAPVPGSCVTVTMEGSRPLLAEVQSLVATSGGGGSPRRAVSGLDSQRVAMINAVVERRGGIRLGDADVFAASVGGVRIAEPAADLALALAIASASKDTPLPAGLVAIGEVGLSGEIRRVGGTGRRLAEAARQGYTAALVPVDSGPAPEGMRLIEVTDLGGAFARLW; the protein is encoded by the coding sequence GTGCCCCCCTCCGGTGTGAAGTCCGCCCGCCCCGCCCATCGTTGTTCCGAGTGCGGTCACACGTCCGCCAAGTGGGTCGGCCGCTGTCCGGAGTGCCAGGCGTGGGGCACCCTCCAGGAGGTCGGTGCGATCGCCGCCCCGCTCCGGGCGGTCTCGGCCGGCCCGGTGAGCGCCAAGGCCCGTCCGATCGCCCAGGTCGGGCTCGCCGGGGCCCGCGCCGTCCCCACCGGCATCCCCGAGTTCGACCGGGTGCTGGGCGGTGGCCTGGTCCCCGGCGCGGTGCTGCTGGTCGCCGGCGAGCCCGGCGTCGGCAAGTCCACGCTGCTGCTGGAGGTCGCGCACCGGGTCGCCGCGGCGAACGGCCCCACGCTGGTCGTGTCGGGCGAGGAGTCCGCCGCGCAGGTGCGGCTGCGCGCCGAGCGGATCGGTGCCCTGCACGACCAGCTCTACCTGGCCGCCGAGACCGAGCTGTCGGCGGTCCTCTCCCACGTCGAGGACGTCTCCCCCTCGCTGCTGGTCCTCGACAGCGTCCAGACCGTCCGCTCCCCCGCGGTCGACGGCACCGACGGCGGGGCCAGCCAGGTGCGGGCCGTGGCCAGCGCGCTGACCGCCGTCGCCAAGACCCGCGGGATGACCACCATCCTGGTCGGCCACGTGACCAAGGACGGCGCCATCGCCGGGCCCCGGGCCCTGGAGCACCTGGTCGACGTCGTCATCTCCTTCGACGGCGAGCGGCACTCCACGCTGCGGATGATCCGGGCCACCAAGAACCGGTTCGGGCCGGCCGACGAGATCGGCTGCTTCGAGATCGGTGACGGCGGCGTCGTCGGCGTGCCCGACCCGTCCCACCTGTTCGTCTCCCGACGCTCGGCCCCGGTGCCCGGCAGCTGCGTCACGGTGACCATGGAGGGCAGCCGGCCCCTGCTCGCCGAGGTCCAGTCCCTGGTGGCCACCAGCGGCGGAGGCGGCTCGCCGCGGCGGGCCGTCAGCGGGCTGGACTCCCAGCGGGTGGCCATGATCAACGCCGTCGTCGAGCGGCGCGGGGGCATCCGGCTCGGGGACGCCGACGTCTTCGCCGCCTCCGTGGGCGGCGTGCGGATCGCCGAGCCCGCCGCCGACCTCGCGCTGGCCCTGGCGATCGCCTCCGCCTCCAAGGACACCCCGCTGCCCGCCGGCCTGGTCGCCATCGGCGAGGTTGGCCTCTCCGGGGAGATCCGCCGGGTCGGCGGCACCGGCCGTCGGCTGGCCGAGGCCGCCCGGCAGGGGTACACGGCAGCGCTCGTCCCGGTCGACTCCGGCCCCGCGCCGGAGGGCATGCGGCTGATCGAGGTCACCGACCTGGGTGGCGCGTTCGCCCGGCTGTGGTGA